One window from the genome of Pyrus communis chromosome 16, drPyrComm1.1, whole genome shotgun sequence encodes:
- the LOC137720860 gene encoding receptor-like protein EIX2, producing the protein MEGDRIRIRCLNKLFRALIVVFTLLQCAVNPSLSLGFKNISSEGVVRCFEREREALLAFKHGLVDHYHLLSSWGREEHKQDCCKWVGVHCSNRTNHVTQLHLGWYSLNETYSHQQKGDTRYIDYFLQGKMMSPKLLELQHLKYLDLYGVNFNGTRLPYFIGSLSNLRHLDLSYASFGGRFPSQVGNLTHLQYLDLGGNDFNSAENLNSWLPLLSSLTYLDLSSTNISNVHDWLETVSKLPKLTNLMLRGCGLPSPVIHSSTLFNINSSKSLAHVDLSDNQCTSPSIYLWLSNYNASLVHLDLRNSSLTGLIPSVVENLTSLVDLDLSWNKFDAVNPHSFSSLCSLQTLYLANTSLSGQFSKFVQMLSTCVQNSLESLYLYNNHLSGSIPDLTNFSSLKVLYLIRNQLSGTIPESIGQLSNLEDMALGMNALEGVVSESHFSNLSRLTSLHLSSNLLVLSFSSNWVPPFKLSYIYLGSCKMGPYFPKWLQTQNEYSYLDISDAGIVDILPSWFWGTTRDVSFISLSNNQIGEMFANSTMNFTYYPEIHLSSNQIEGPIPSTLSHASYLDLSNNNISGSISILCEAYRSLMFLNLSSNNLSGELPECLTHFDYLVMLDLSYNAFSGKIPSTVGSLYQMQTLKLRSNRFIGELPSSFKNCTSLKVIDVGYNELSGPIPKWLGVSLQKLVVLMLSSNNFNGSMPSELCHLTNIQNLDVSANNISGTIPKCLSNFTVLAQKGNSSPTLHHSYRREDTSYMVGYMDDATFVWKGRMHSYKKTLGLVKRIDFSRNRLTGQIPIEITYLVGLISLNLSRNGLTGELPAKIGKLQELEILDLSRNHMDGRIPTSLARIDRLSVLDLSYNNFIGKIPTGTQLQSFDPSNYAGNPQLCGPPLQNMCDDQQETVISSNEEEKDELITWGFYVSMALGFIVGFWGVCGSLIFIRQWRYSYIRFLNVLNDWLYVRVISIKRHFN; encoded by the coding sequence ATGGAGGGTGACAGAATCAGAATCAGGTGCTTGAACAAACTCTTTCGTGCTTTAATTGTGGTGTTCACTTTACTGCAATGTGCTGTCAACCCTTCCCTTTCCCTTggattcaaaaatatttcttcagAAGGAGTGGTGAGGTGCTTTGAGAGGGAAAGAGAAGCACTCCTTGCTTTCAAACACGGCCTCGTGGATCACTACCATCTCCTCTCTTCGTGGGGAAGAGAAGAACACAAGCAGGATTGTTGCAAATGGGTCGGCGTCCACTGCAGCAACCGAACCAACCATGTTACTCAACTTCATCTTGGGTGGTATTCTTTGAATGAAACTTACTCACATCAACAGAAAGGAGACACGCGGTACATCGATTATTTTTTGCAAGGTAAGATGATGAGTCCCAAACTACTTGAATTGCAGCATTTGAAATATTTGGACCTTTATGGAGTCAACTTCAATGGGACCCGACTTCCATATTTCATTGGTTCTCTTTCCAATTTAAGACACCTCGATCTCTCTTATGCTTCTTTTGGTGGTCGATTTCCAAGTCAAGTTGGAAACCTTACCCACTTGCAATATCTTGATCTCGGTGGGAATGACTTTAACAGTGCAGAAAATCTGAATTCGTGGctccctcttctttcttctttaacaTATTTGGATCTGAGTAGCACCAATATCAGTAATGTTCATGACTGGCTGGAAACAGTTAGTAAGCTCCCTAAACTTACAAACTTGATGTTACGGGGGtgtggtcttccttctcctgtAATCCATTCCAGTActctttttaacataaattcttCAAAATCTCTTGCTCATGTTGACCTCTCTGACAACCAATgcacttctccttcaatatatTTATGGTTGTCTAACTACAATGCCAGCCTTGTCCATCTTGACCTCCGTAACAGCAGTTTAACTGGTTTAATTCCCAGTGTCGTTGAAAACTTGACCTCTCTTGTCGATCTAGATCTCTCTTGGAACAAATTTGACGCGGTGAATCCGCATTCTTTTTCCAGCTTATGCAGTTTACAAACACTGTACCTAGCCAATACTAGTCTGAGTGGACAGTTTTCCAAGTTTGTTCAAATGTTGTCTACGTGTGTTCAAAACTCATTAGAGTCTCTGTACCTCTATAACAATCATCTTTCTGGATCAATTCCTGATCTCACAAACTTTTCATCGTTGAAAGTATTATATCTCATTCGAAATCAATTGAGTGGAACAATACCTGAAAGCATTGGGCAACTGTCTAATCTAGAGGATATGGCGTTGGGTATGAATGCTCTGGAAGGTGTGGTTTCGGAAAGCCACTTCTCGAATCTCTCTAGATTAACATCTTTGCATTTGTCCTCCAACTTGCTAGTTTTAAGCTTCAGTTCTAATTGGGTTCCTCCATTTAAACTGAGTTATATATATTTGGGGTCTTGCAAAATGGGTCCGTATTTTCCAAAATGGCTTCAAACTCAGAATGAGTATTCATACCTTGATATTTCTGATGCTGGAATTGTGGATATCCTTCCAAGCTGGTTTTGGGGTACGACTCGTGACGTGTCATTTATCAGTCTTTCCAATAACCAAATTGGAGAAATGTTTGCAAATTCGACAATGAATTTTACGTATTACCCTGAAATACATTTGAGTTCGAACCAAATCGAAGGTCCAATTCCCTCAACTCTATCGCATGCGTCATATTTGGATCTCTCTAATAATAACATTTCAGGGTCAATTTCTATCTTGTGTGAAGCATACAGGAGTTTAATGTTTCTTAATCTCTCAAGCAACAATCTCTCTGGAGAGCTTCCAGAATGCTTGACACATTTTGACTATCTAGTCATGCTTGATTTGAGCTACAATGCTTTTTCGGGGAAAATTCCATCCACAGTAGGCTCACTATATCAAATGCAAACATTGAAATTAAGAAGCAACAGATTTATTGGAGAGTTACCTTCATCCTTCAAGAATTGCACCAGCTTAAAAGTTATTGATGTTGGATACAATGAGTTATCAGGACCCATACCAAAATGGTTAGGGGTTAGCCTTCAGAAATTGGTTGTCCTGATGCTTTCCTCTAATAACTTCAACGGAAGCATGCCATCTGAACTATGCCATCTAACAAACATTCAGAACTTGGATGTGTCTGCGAATAACATCTCTGGTACAATACCAAAATGCCTCAGCAATTTTACTGTTTTGGCACAGAAGGGAAACTCATCTCCGACCCTTCATCATTCGTACCGAAGAGAGGATACTTCATATATGGTTGGTTATATGGATGATGCAACATTCGTATGGAAAGGGAGAATGCACTCGTACAAAAAAACTTTGGGACTTGTGAAGAGAATTGATTTCTCGAGAAATAGGTTAACGGGGCAGATACCAATTGAAATCACGTATCTTGTTGGGTTAATTTCTTTAAACCTATCAAGAAACGGATTGACAGGTGAGTTACCTGCAAAGATTGGAAAGTTGCAAGAATTGGAGATCCTTGATTTGTCAAGAAACCACATGGATGGCAGAATTCCAACAAGCCTTGCTCGGATAGATCGTCTTAGTGTCTTGGACTTGTCATACAACAATTTTATTGGCAAAATTCCAACAGGCACTCAGCTCCAAAGTTTTGATCCCTCTAATTATGCTGGAAATCCTCAACTGTGCGGACCTCCACTTCAAAATATGTGTGATGATCAACAGGAAACCGTGATCTCAAgcaatgaagaagaaaaggatgAGCTGATAACATGGGGATTTTACGTCAGCATGGCGCTTGGTTTTATTGTTGGATTTTGGGGAGTTTGTGGCAGTCTAATTTTCATCAGGCAATGGAGATACTCGTACATCAGGTTCTTGAATGTCTTGAATGATTGGCTTTATGTGAGGGTGATTTCGATCAAGCGGCACTTCAATTAA